One genomic segment of Musa acuminata AAA Group cultivar baxijiao chromosome BXJ3-3, Cavendish_Baxijiao_AAA, whole genome shotgun sequence includes these proteins:
- the LOC135633707 gene encoding alpha,alpha-trehalose-phosphate synthase [UDP-forming] 6-like, whose amino-acid sequence MVSKSYSNLLELASGESPSLGRISRGIPRVVTAPGIVPDLDDSDDDASNASSERSSLSPRDRTIIVANQLPIRAQRRPEGRGWTFSLDQDSLLLQLKDSISEHPDMEFVYVGCLREEIPIPEQDEVSQTLLETFKCVPVFLPADLRSRFYHGFCKQQLWPLFHYMLPLSPDLGGRFDRSLWQAYVSVNKIFADMILEVINPDDDFVWVHDYHLIVLPTFLRKRFNRVKLGFFLHSPFPSSEIYRTLPVREELLRALLNSDLIGFHTFDYARHFLSCCSRMLGLSYESKRGYIGLEYYGRTVSIKILPVGIHMGQLGSVLSLPETEVKVAELMKQFRDRGRVMLLGVDDMDIFKGISLKLLAFEQLLMQHPEWRGRVVLVQIANPARGQGKDVKEVEAESYAMVKRINEAFGLTDYNPVILINKPLQFYERMAYYVVAECCLVTAVRDGMNLIPYEYIIARHGNDKLDEVLGLNPSTLKKSMLVVSEFIGCSPSLSGAIRVNPWNIDAVADAMDSALEMADAEKQLRHEKHHRYVISHDVGYWANSFLQDLERTCKEHDGRRCWGIGFGLKFRVVALDQNFRKLAMEHIVSAYRRTSTRAILLDYDGTLMPQASIDKSPSPKSIQIFNSLCRDKNNLVFLVSAQKRSSLSDWFSPCENLGMAAEHGYFFRLRRDAEWETCVTVADRSWKQIAEPVMRLYTETTDGSTIENKETALVWCYEDADPDFGSCQAKELFDHLESVLANEPVSVKNGPNNVEVKPQGVSKGLVAQRLLSTMKERGLSPDFVLCIGDDRSDEDMFEVIMTAMSGCALSPTAEVFACTVGRKPSKAKYYLDDTAEIVRLLQGLASVSDQSPGSSVPL is encoded by the exons atggTGTCGAAATCTTACTCCAATCTGCTGGAGTTGGCCTCCGGCGAGTCGCCTTCGCTAGGCCGAATCAGCCGTGGCATCCCCCGCGTGGTGACGGCACCTGGCATAGTCCCGGACCTTGATGATTCCGACGACGATGCGTCCAATGCGTCATCGGAACGATCATCCCTTTCCCCCCGTGACCGTACCATTATTGTCGCCAACCAGCTTCCTATCCGTGCCCAGCGCCGCCCGGAAGGCCGCGGCTGGACCTTCTCCTTGGACCAAGATTCCCTCCTCCTCCAGCTTAAAGATAGTATAAGCGAGCATCCCGATATGGAATTTGTCTATGTTGGCTGCCTGCGCGAGGAAATACCGATCCCGGAGCAAGATGAGGTTTCCCAGACACTGTTGGAGACCTTCAAGTGTGTGCCTGTGTTCCTTCCTGCAGACCTCCGCTCTCGGTTCTATCATGGCTTCTGTAAGCAGCAGCTGTGGCCTCTCTTCCACTACATGCTTCCACTGTCTCCTGATCTCGGTGGACGGTTCGACCGTAGTCTATGGCAAGCATATGTCTCGGTTAACAAGATTTTCGCTGATATGATCCTTGAGGTGATAAATCCAGATGACGATTTCGTTTGGGTCCATGATTACCACCTCATAGTCCTCCCCACATTCCTCAGGAAGCGGTTCAACCGGGTGAAGCTTGGATTTTTCCTGCATAGCCCCTTCCCCTCTTCTGAGATCTACAGGACGTTGCCGGTCAGGGAGGAGCTTCTGCGAGCACTGCTGAATTCTGATCTGATTGGGTTCCACACGTTTGACTATGCCCGCCATTTCTTATCTTGCTGTAGCCGGATGCTCGGGCTCAGCTACGAATCTAAGAGAGGTTATATTGGGCTAGAGTATTATGGTCGCACTGTTAGCATTAAGATATTGCCTGTTGGGATCCATATGGGCCAGCTTGGCTCGGTGTTAAGCCTTCCAGAGACAGAGGTAAAGGTTGCGGAGCTCATGAAGCAGTTCCGTGATAGGGGCAGGGTAATGCTGCTTGGAGTTGATGACATGGATATATTCAAAGGGATCAGCTTGAAGCTGTTGGCTTTTGAGCAGCTCCTCATGCAGCATCCAGAGTGGCGAGGAAGGGTGGTCTTAGTTCAGATTGCAAATCCAGCCAGGGGACAAGGGAAGGATGTGAAAGAAGTAGAGGCAGAGAGCTATGCAATGGTGAAGCGGATCAATGAAGCTTTTGGGCTTACTGATTACAACCCTGTAATTCTAATCAACAAGCCACTCCAGTTTTATGAGAGAATGGCCTACTATGTGGTGGCAGAATGTTGTTTGGTGACGGCAGTCAGGGATGGCATGAATCTTATTCCTTATGAGTATATCATTGCTCGGCATGGGAATGATAAGTTGGATGAGGTTTTAGGTTTGAACCCCTCCACCCTGAAGAAGAGCATGTTAGTCGTTTCGGAGTTCATTGGCTGTTCTCCTTCCCTTAGTGGGGCTATTAGGGTGAATCCATGGAACATCGATGCAGTGGCTGATGCAATGGACTCTGCCTTGGAAATGGCCGATGCAGAGAAACAGCTACGGCATGAGAAGCACCACAGGTATGTAATCTCACATGATGTTGGGTATTGGGCCAACAGTTTTTTGCAGGATTTGGAGAGGACTTGCAAGGAACATGACGGAAGAAGGTGTTGGGGAATAGGATTTGGATTGAAGTTTAGAGTTGTGGCGCTTGACcaaaacttcaggaagcttgctatgGAGCACATTGTTTCTGCATACAGGAGAACTAGCACTCGTGCCATCCTTTTGGATTATGATGGTACTTTGATGCCACAGGCATCAATTGATAAGAGCCCAAGCCCTAAGTCTATTCAGATCTTTAACAGCTTATGTCGTGATAAAAACAATCTAGTCTTTCTAGTGAGTGCACAAAAGCGAAGCTCTTTGAGCGATTGGTTTTCTCCTTGTGAGAATCTAGGAATGGCTGCAGAGCATGGCTACTTCTTTAG GCTAAGGAGAGATGCAGAATGGGAAACATGTGTTACAGTCGCTGATCGTAGCTGGAAGCAAATTGCTGAGCCTGTTATGAGGCTATACACCGAAACAACAGATGGTTCAACCATCGAGAACAAGGAAACTGCACTGGTTTGGTGCTACGAGGATGCTGATCCAGATTTTGGATCGTGTCAAGCCAAGGAACTTTTCGATCATCTTGAAAGTGTCCTTGCTAACGAACCCGTTTCTGTGAAAAATGGGCCAAACAATGTTGAAGTTAAGCCACAG GGTGTGAGCAAAGGTCTCGTAGCTCAACGACTACTCTCAACCATGAAAGAGAGAGGTTTGTCACCAGACTTTGTTCTCTGCATAGGGGATGATCGGTCCGACGAGGACATGTTTGAAGTGATCATGACCGCAATGTCTGGCTGCGCTTTATCCCCTACTGCTGAAGTGTTTGCTTGCACGGTTGGTCGAAAACCCAGTAAAGCCAAGTATTACCTTGATGATACTGCAGAGATTGTTAGGCTATTGCAGGGACTGGCCTCCGTTTCAGATCAATCACCCGGGAGTTCAGTTCCATTGTGA
- the LOC103977586 gene encoding MACPF domain-containing protein At1g14780, whose translation MTVFGGARLVGGRREAEMSGVVERALTCLGRGFDVACDFRPEYCRGKERLVVINEDEKRELAVPGFGLCKDVSVDVKCDKGDRVRYQSDVLEFNQMSELFNHRSSLAGKIPSGLFNYAFAFDGSTWAQDASNTKFLAMDGYFITLFELRIEHQPLALVDHVVKAVPSTWDPCAIARFIENYGTHIIVGLSVGGQDVVYVKQDQSSSLPPSELKQQLDKLGDQLFTGTCALPPFYWKSKEHKLKVPEAFNVFDLHKNGVKGVAPVVCKDGVTVMCCKRGGDTSASSHGEWLLTVSSVPDIINFTFLPITSLLKGVPGYGFLSHAINLYIRYKPPLSDLHYFLDFQSHKFWAPMHNDLPLGPISNRSMPTPALTFSHMSPKLYVNTCQVTVGRRPVTGMRLHLEGKKNDRLAVHLEHLSHTPAFLGAQPDQAPLWRGTDVIADERYYEPVQRKKFARVCTAPVKYDPRWATDGRGATAFFVTGAQLAVEAHESTSVLHLRLLYSEVRGCVVGRSQWQRGPSCLSQKLGFFSSVSGSLSGGLDREKQPGPEAVVDSAVFPSGPPVPVGKQKLLRFVDTSHLCQGPQHSPGHWLVTGAKLDVAKGKIRLHVKFSLLASIS comes from the exons ATGACAGTGTTTGGTGGTGCGAGATTAGTTGGAGGGAGACGAGAGGCGGAGATGAGTGGAGTCGTGGAAAGGGCTCTGACGTGCCTTGGGAGGGGCTTCGACGTCGCATGCGACTTCCGGCCGGAGTACTGCAGGGGGAAGGAGAGGCTGGTGGTGATAAATGAGGATGAGAAGAGGGAGCTCGCTGTGCCCGGGTTTGGCCTGTGTAAGGATGTTTCTGTTGATGTTAAGTGCGATAAGGGGGATCGGGTCCGGTACCAGTCCGACGTGCTCGAGTTCAATCAG ATGTCGGAGCTGTTCAACCACAGGAGCTCGCTGGCAGGGAAGATCCCCTCCGGCCTGTTCAACTATGCGTTTGCCTTCGACGGCAGCACATGGGCTCAGGATGCGTCGAACACGAAGTTCCTTGCCATGGATGGCTACTTCATCACTCTCTTTGAGCTGCGAATCGAGCACCAGCCACTTGCTCTTGTTGATCATGTTGTCAAAGCTGTTCCTTCAACTTGGGACCCCTGCGCAATCGCAAG GTTTATTGAAAACTATGGCACACATATAATAGTGGGGCTAAGTGTGGGAGGTCAGGATGTGGTTTATGTGAAGCAAGACCAGTCCTCCAGCCTTCCCCCATCTGAACTCAAACAACAGCTTGATAAGCTTGGGGATCAGCTGTTCACAGGGACATGTGCACTTCCTCCTTTCTACTGGAAATCTAAAGAACATAAGCTTAAG GTTCCAGAGGCTTTCAATGTGTTTGACCTACATAAGAATGGTGTCAAGGGGGTTGCTCCGGTTGTTTGCAAAGAT GGTGTGACAGTCATGTGCTGTAAGAGAGGAGGAGATACTTCAGCAAGCAGCCACGGCGAGTGGCTTCTCACTGTGTCTTCAGTGCCGGACATTATCAACTTCACCTTCCTTCCCATCACCTCACTGCTCAAGGGGGTCCCCGGATATGGATTCCTGTCTCATGCCATTAACCTGTACATTCGAT ATAAACCCCCACTATCAGACTTGCACTACTTCCTGGACTTCCAATCTCACAAGTTCTGGGCTCCCATGCACAACGATCTACCCCTTGGTCCCATCTCAAACAGGTCCATGCCAACACCAGCACTTACTTTTAGCCACATGAGCCCCAAGCTCTATGTCAACACTTGTCAG GTCACTGTCGGAAGGCGGCCGGTGACCGGAATGCGACTGCACCTGGAGGGCAAGAAGAACGACCG GCTAGCAGTTCACCTCGAACACCTGTCACACACGCCTGCATTCCTCGGAGCACAGCCCGATCAGGCGCCGCTGTGGCGGGGAACGGACGTGATCGCCGACGAGCGGTACTACGAGCCGGTCCAGCGGAAGAAGTTCGCGCGGGTGTGCACTGCGCCGGTGAAGTACGACCCCCGGTGGGCGACCGATGGCCGAGGAGCGACCGCGTTCTTCGTCACCGGAGCTCAGCTTGCCGTGGAGGCCCACGAGTCCACCAGCGTGCTGCACCTCAGGCTGCTGTACTCCGAGGTGCGCGGTTGCGTCGTCGGCCGGTCGCAGTGGCAGCGGGGCCCGTCCTGCCTTTCTCAGAAGCTGGGCTTCTTCTCGTCGGTGAGCGGCTCGCTGTCCGGCGGCTTGGACAGGGAAAAGCAGCCTGGCCCGGAAGCCGTGGTGGACTCAGCTGTGTTTCCGTCGGGCCCACCGGTGCCAGTGGGGAAGCAAAAGCTGCTCAGGTTTGTGGACACCTCTCACCTGTGCCAGGGCCCTCAGCACAGCCCTGGCCATTGGCTGGTGACGGGTGCGAAGCTGGACGTGGCGAAGGGGAAGATTAGGCTGCATGTCAAGTTCTCTCTCCTCGCCTCGATCTCGTAA